The Toxoplasma gondii ME49 chromosome XI, whole genome shotgun sequence region AGCGATTACCTGTGACGACGTTGCAGTGGCTTCCTGGGGTCCAGGTAAGATGTCTGTGGTTGAGGAAATCCCTTAACTCGACGCGAGTGATCTTCCCCGCTGTGCCGTAGAAGGGCAACTGCCTCACGCGCGCACTCagcctcctcgtcgtctttgGACTCTCCACATCTTCACTTGCTCCTCGCCAGggcgtcgcttcctcgtcaCTGGAAAGactcgcgcgtcttctctctggcgagGGAGTTGAgtcgcctcgccttccttctctcgctcgcgacCGAGGGTGGTTGCCAGCCGACCGCCAGCCCACGGGTGGACCAAGTGCTTCACAGTCGGCCTCAACAGCTGCAGCGCAGTTGGGGGCaccagaggaagaagaagaggcagaagacgaggaaaacaaaagggccgaagaggaagaagagggagactgAGGAGTGTTTTGTCCCTCGTCATCAGAGTCTGAAAGAATAACGGCTTCAAAACCTTCGTTGTGGTGCTTTTTGCTTGAGACTGGTTTTTCGGCTCGCTGTttcccttcgcctctcttgaGGACATCTGagtgtctctccagctcaacagggtcttgTCGCGTTGGCGATCGCGGAGAGGAGTCTGAGGAAGAGGGAATGACAATCACTTCGTCGTCGGAGGCTGGCGCAGCTCCCTGGGGACGTCCTCTTCGTTGCACACCCTTTGTTTCCAGCTTGACAGCCAACTGCGGGTGCGTCTTCGCCAGCAGGCCTTGAATCGACAGCGCGCGCCTCCTTGTTCCTTCCCCACTGCCTCCCTCTGTCCCCGaccctctgcctctcgcgagACTCCGCAAATTGGAGCTTGAGGAAGCGACCTCGCGACGGCTTTTCctgcactgcatgcgccccgTGGACTTGGGGAACTTCGCCTCCGTGCGTCTCTCGTCCGCCGTTTCGCTTCCCGAGGAGAGGcgttctgccttttctcgaAAGAGGTCGGGTGCACGACGGATGAGGTCTCTCAGACCACCCGCAGAGCGGCTTGACGGACATCCAGAGGATGCGCCAGAGCGCGGAGAAGCATGTGCGGCTGCAGGAGAGTGCAGACTTCGTCTCCCATTCACAGGAAGGCGCCTTTGGCTTCCTCGTGGTTCTCTTCCACCTCCTTCAGCTGGCGCATGGGCACCCGAAGCACAAGAGCCTGCAGACTCCGAGTTCTCCGCCATCTGCCCGCTCGCCTCTCGACTACCAGCCGTCGAGTAATtcacgaaggaagaagaagcagaagacggagaagagggagaacgagaagatggagaagaagaagcgagagagtcgAGCTTCGCGTCTGTCGAGGGAAGGGATGTGTCGCGTTGGCGTCGAGATGCCTGTGTGGATGCGTGCAAGTGACGTACTTCGCGGCTGTATGTCAGTTGTTTTCGAcggagcgaagaaggcgcagccCCGAGAGTGGAATTAGACTGAGAACTGCCGACAAACCTGCGTTTCctgagaggaggcgaaggcgactcAAGGTCGCTCGAGAGAGCTTCAAGAGCGAGGCTGGGGACGCCTTTCATAGCAGGCGAGGTTTCGGAAGAAATGTTTTCCCCGCATGCAGAGTCACTTTCCACAGAGTAAAAAGAAGCTGTAGAGGCAGGCGAAGCTGGAGGCTCGTCCCTAGGGACTGCCGCTTGCTGGTCGGCTCGCCGCCTATTACGGTGCGAAGGCAACTTGGCGGTGGCAAGCGGGAACGCCAGGGAAGAGTCTCCCCGAGTCTTCTCTGCAGTGTTCGGCGCCTCCATTTCATGGAAAAAAACCCTCCGCACACTTCGTACCAGATCAAAAGAATTCACTAGTGTGGTCCTGGGAAAGAGGAGATCGCGTTAATTCTGGAAAAAACGACCTCCGATCCACCCAGATGGAGTCGgaccgagaagaagtcgaaacgTCCTCCGCACGACGCCTGCATCGAAAACATACGGTTGTCGATAAACCCTGCAGGAGTCTGGTTACTACATTCCTCTTCAGACACAGTGTCTTCAAATGATCCGCGGCAGAGGACGCCAGCAGGCACAGTCAGCTCTGAAAGCCAAGCGTCGCTTTGGCGCAAGCATTCAAGGGACAGCGAGGATGACGACGGGTTTCGTGCACACCACTGAGAACAGGCGTCCTCTGTTCATTccatccttcttctttcgggAGGCAGCCGGCAAATAGGAGCAAGCTGAAGACagcgcggagagaaaactAAAGACTAGATGTCTTTTTCAAGCAAGACATCAGATGCTGCGCTGCAACTCGGCACAGGCAAAtcatgcgtgcatgcacacaagaTGCTGTGACCACTCTTTTCGCGTGCACACCAGGCCGCTGCCCTACGACTGAAAGACGTTGAATTTCAACGTCGACCGCTGCTAACTcagttctctttcttgtcgtCTCCACTTAAGTCGCTGCGGAGCTCGACAGACTTCGCCACAAAGAACGGTGGGTTCGTGCGCATTTTCGTTCACGGAAGGCTCGCGGGCATCACACACGAGTCACGGGAAGTACAGTTAACTACGGTGTGGAGGTGTTCATGAATTAACGACGTCCATCTGTGCGCCTCTGTCGACTTCTGCCGACTTAGTCCATTGCGTCCTACCAAAGTTTCCTTTTGGTGTGCGACGGGACACACCTGTCGGCGTCACGGCCGAGCTGCAGCTCTAGAAGATGCCAGGTGGTTAGCAAGAGGCGGTGAGAAACACTCTGCAAGCGAAAACAAACAGATCCCTCTTGGGTCAGGGTTTCACTGGAGTAGCACAAGAGAAGCCGCACTGCCTATAATCGGACCCCTTTAACGGCGAAATCGTCCCCGGGGTAGCCGCCGCCAGCAGCTGGTCAAGGTGGCAGCTGCAAAGCCAGGTGGCAGGGTCAGAACGGCGGGAAAGCATCAGAATTTGGAGCCCAGCAAAAGGTTTAATACTGCACTTTCGGGTACCTCCAAAGTGCAACAAAGAGATGTGACATGGCTAATCGGGAGGGTACCGTGAAAaacggtgtacgtacaccagaCGAGCAGCCTGCTTCGCACTCtgccacacgcaacacggCAAGACTTCGTGCTAGTGCGAACTTATCTGCATTCCGCAGGAACCTGCAATCACGTCACCATAGCGCGAGATTCTGTGGATTCAGCACGTTTCAAAGTCCTCCCACGATCGCATGCATCTTTGTGCACGGTGAGTGACGCGGAATGTTTTTCGCGTAGGGAAACTCACCGTCAGTGGGTCGAGAACGCCAGTCGCTGTCCACGCCACAGAGTCATGGCCACCCCACACGTAACTCCAATAAAATAAACTAAATCCAAGCCCATTCAGCGGCTTTTCGTGTCTCCAAAAACAAACTGCAAATGTAAAAACTGGTTGCGGCGTCGCGTATTCAGTCTGGTGTGTGGATTCGGTCCGGAAGGCTGTGAAGCCGATCCCTGTGGCGTGCTGTAGCCTTATGTGTTGGACTACGACCGTGTTTTTGATCTGTATGGTCAAAAGGCTTGCAAGTAAGAAGGAAAATAGTCAATTCCGATGGATCCATAGTGGATGCGTCGTCGTTGCCGTGGTAGGCATACGATGGCGCATCACCAGTCCATTTTTCGTAAAAGGTAGCAGCGTCAGAACGCTGATTGCCACTTCAAACATCTTTACGAATGGAACACGTCTGTATTTAAGTCATAGAGGTTACTGTTCTGAAAATTACGATTTATTGCCGCAACGGTGCAGGCGCCTTGTCACGAGAGCGTGCAGACCTTACTCCTTCGTTCTGAGCTCTCACCTGCCTGCCAGGAGGCTTCTCCAGAATTGCTCAGATGAGGAGTGTATGAATCAGCATGAGACATGTGTTGTTCTGCTCCGGTTTCGGCCGATTTCTGAGtgaaaaagaggaacgaaTAAAAACAGTTACCTCTTTAGCATGGAGTTTTCGTGGCTTTGAGAAACAGTAGGAGAGTGCGTTCCAAACAAAGTTGTCTTTGTGAAACAGGATACGGAACAAAGTCAAGTGCATCTTTGTGTAAAACTACATGCCTTTAGGAACTGGTTCTTCTAACCGCCTTGTCGCTGAAGGTCCTGGCTGTTGTCTCTTTCAATCAGCTCGATGTGTGCCCCCTAGGTGAGTAGATGGGACAACACGAAGGCAAAGACAGAAGCTAACGCAGTCTTGTCCGAGCAGACGGCCCCCCAAGGGTTCTCCTAACAGTATGAACACATCGCCGACAACCGTTTGAGGGGTACGTGCTTGCTTTTTCCAGATTCGTAGTGCGGAGGCTCTGCACGCCACTCTCTCACGAGTAGCGTGCCCTTCTTGTCCCCGTATGAATTCAGAACAAAGAAACCGGCAGTCAGGCGCTAATACTTTGCTACTCCTACATGCTCGCCGGTCACGCCCAAGATTGGCTTGCACAAAATCTTGTTCCTTCAGACCGTATTATTTCCGTATCGGTGTACGATTTTTTTAGACACGACACTGAAATGATGTATGGAAGGAAAGCACTGGCTGCAAACGTCTGCCATTAAGTAAAATGCAAAATATAATGGTGAAAGGGAAACTGTCTGTGAGGGCTAAGAATTAGCTACAGCCAAATTTGGTTGACCTGAAGCATGTTCATTGCGAGTGGTAGAGCTGCCACAAGACGTTTTGAACAGCCCACGCCTGTCCAGAGGGTTAAAGATTCATGTGGTGGGCAGTGCAACAGTAAGCTGCAAAACGAGTGGGTTGTGGCAGTGGTTATGATACGGAAACACGGTAAGCTGTAAAGACGCCGCAGAGGCCGAGATCCTGTAGCACTTTTGTTCCGGACGTTTATGGCTAAAAATTAAAGCAAATATTTCGTTCTTTACCACAAAAGGAGCCGATTCTGCCTGTTGAGGCAGAAAACCTCACTTTGTCATATACTAGTGTCTGTGCTTTGCAGAATCCTCACAACAAATGCTCGGCGCCACTAGCAATAGATGCTGAACGGTGGTAATCATCCCTTTGATTTCTCGTTCAGCGTTCTCAAGCGCGAGATCCATCAGAAGCGCAAGTACAACTCATATTTAGATCTGTCTTCGGAATCTTCGCTAGACGTCAACTGCGAATGCCTTCGCAGCTGCTGTCGGCGCGTTTCCGGTAGGCGCCAACAGGTTAACTGGACTAAACATTTCGTTGACAGAAAAGACCGTACACAACGACGAGGGGCGTTATTTTGCACGACACACTTCCAGTGAGTTTGAGTTCAGAAACCCTGGTTTCTTGCGGCAGAACTGAGAGCCCGTAGGCTAAGAAGGCACCCGCTGGATGGACTAAACCCCATAAACCCGTTTCAGTGTTGTGGCGGATACAACGGGGGCCACGCTACTTCTGTGTGTCGCTGCGCCAGAAGGCCGCCATCCTGCGTGGGCGTATTTGCAATATCAGCCTCATCAAATCTCAGCAAAAATTCGTTGGTGTCGCAAGTACCCTCCCGACGTCGAGGATCAAATCGAATCCCTGAGTTTCCTGTCCACAAATCACGCTGCGGTTGCCGTGGAACAAGCCCCCCTCTTGGGCCGTTGAGTGTAGGAGAGTCCTTCCCCCACTCCTCTTTCAACTCCTAGTTTTTTGCTCGGTGCTTGTCCTTGCACTGGCTGCACACGTTCGGTTTTAAGCACATGTGACCACCTACACCTTTCTTATGCGGGATCTCTGCACCCACAGCACAAAGTGAAGTCTGTCACAGCAGACGGCAGTAGGCCCTACCACAAGGCGTTAGGCGGTAGCGAAAGACAGCTCCGTCGAAGTGTTCGTTTTGGCGTTCACGACGGTACTTGCTAGCCGAGGGCAGCAGGATTGGTTCACGAACAGCGACACCAACGCTCCCCTCACGCAGACGCCTTCTACACAAACGAAGAACAGCCCACAAGGCACCACACAATTCCACTTTGAGAACACGCAGAACGCGTGTTGGCAGGTCATGGCCACCCTCGTGTGCCAGCGCCCACACAGCCCCGGCGCCACAAGTTGACCCAAAAGAGTGGCACCCAGACGAGCGAGAGCCCTCGCGCCGCCAGTTGATGATTTGGGGCAACTGTGTGGGTAGAGTGCTCCCGAGTTTGGCCGGTTGgattcttctttcttccgcaAATGACTTTTCGGTTCAAAGCTGTTCCAGATTGGCCAAACTTTCTGCCCTATCCCACAGTAGGTAGCCCAGAGTTGCACACGCGAGCTGGATCCGAGCGCTGTTCATTTACGCGCCGTCGCAACTCGATGCACGCCCGTCGCGGGCGCGGACGGTGATATTCGTTTTTCCCTTCTTATTTGTCAATGTACACACGCCAAAAACGTTGCAAATGTGATCGGGTCGCTTTTCTGAGCCTCGGCGCAAAGAGTAAGCTCGCGGCTTCCAGCCTTTAAGCGTGGCCAGGCGGCACCAACTGGTCCTGTCGGTCACGCGCTCCTTCCTCACAAGCGCACACGAGCAGGCGTGAGGCACGTGGTCCGTGGCGGTGTATAGCGGCGTCTTTCGGGAAGCGATACCACATTATTTCCTCGAACCCTATTGCGTGCAAATCAATTGTTGACTCAGCTTGAGACAGTGTGACGGTGCGCCAAGATGGCTCATCTTCGACCCTTTTACAAGTTTGGAAAAAGTCTTCGTGCAGTCTGCTGCCACACAGCTTGCCCGTCTATATGTGCCATACTTAGTAGGTTGAGCGACGAGTGTGTCCTTCTTGCGTGGAGACTTTGAGCCATTCTTCTTGGTATTTCAGATCGAGACGCGACATCTTGTCAGCCTTATTTACCCTTACTCAGCAAAACGACTCCTTGCACTTTCGTCAAGCCACGGCTAACTGTCTGTGCTCTCTCGTGTAAGGCGGCTACCTCCGTCCACACAGCACCGCTGTCTGCCCGAGCCGGCACACTCCCGACCTTTCAAGAATATACCGCCCTACTTTTAAGGCAACTATCTTTTATCAACTTTAGAAGCGCTTTTCCCCCCCGGGTCTTGGAAGCTTATCCCGAAGAAGATCTCGGGCCAAAACGGCAAAAAATGACGCAGGAAGAACCGCGGCTTACAGGGCAACTCCACACACCGATCCGTGGACCCATCCAACCGCCAGAAATCGAGGAAATGGAGAACGCTGTCACACCAAAATGCGCAGATGTGGCACCTGCC contains the following coding sequences:
- a CDS encoding hypothetical protein (encoded by transcript TGME49_309405); this translates as MPLGTGSSNRLVAEGPGCCLFQSARCVPPSVLKREIHQKRKYNSYLDLSSESSLDVNCECLRSCCRRVSGRRQQVNWTKHFVDRKDRTQRRGALFCTTHFQ